CGACGACTGCAAAGGGTGAAAAGTCGATCGGTGGAAATTCCTCCCGTGTACGCGCGTCTGGTGTCGCGACACCGCTTCCGCGTTTTAACCCCCATTAGTGACCCAACCACCGAGCACCGTGTCGGTCGGGGAAGGAGCCGAGCGGAGCAGAGTGGAGCGGAGCAGAACGGAGCGGCTCCGTTACAAGGAACTTAATGTTATGTAAAAATAGCGGGGCAGGGGTTTACGGACGGTTGCAGACACGCCACactttccctcttcctctcgtCCTCCGTATATTAATGCGAGCGGAGAGCGACAGACAGCTAGGCGAAACGGCCGGGCCGGGCGGGAGCCAGTCGAACCTCGAGCAGATGCTCGCCGGCGGAATATCTAAATAAATCCGCGCCTCGGCCACCCTTAAAATCCTCGAGTCGAATAAGTAATAACGTTCGCCGAGGCCGACGCGGTTGTTAGATCCGCGTCCCTTTTCCGTATTCCGTCTTGCCCTCGCCTGCATAAGCGAGCGCTTAGTCCGATTTCGGGACTTTAATTGGCCCGGGGGAATTCCGCCGCGTGGACTTACTTTACGAGGAAACTTTTCGAGATATTTCGTGCCCACCGCGCCGCCGAGGAGGGAGGCCGAGCTGGGAGTGCATATTTTTTTCGTTGTTCCTACCCGTTGGTTTTTTCGGAGACGCTCGCGGAGGGGCGAGAGCGGAGGAGCGCCATCGCGATGAGATACTCTTTCTCCGTGGCGAGATTTAATCAGTTTCGCCGTCGCTGTTGCGCCCAATCTCGCGATTGCGATATCGCCCAGACAGTCGAGCGAGTTCCGCGGAGACGCGGCCCTCTCTCGGATGAAGCGTCTCTTTCGTTGCGATTGCAGATACTCTTGATGCACTGCGGCCGCGAATATCTTACGTCCGCGCTAATCCTTTCCGCTTCCTCGAGAAATGAGTTCGATGGTAACGCCGTATACGTGCACCCATCGCAGGGAGCAATAAAGTTGCAAAGTTTACGGGCGCCGTAACCGGGAGagctttttcaaaaatttccttttcctcGCGCAGCAACCGCCTTCTCATTTTACACTTCTCCGTCGTCCCTGCGCGTGCGTCTGCCGCGCGATCAGATATTCATCCTTTATTAGAGACCACGCGTCGTGCTCTAATTTCCGACGAGGACACCGAAACATCACCTATTTAGGAACACCTGCACCCGGTGGCTCGCGATTTGTGTTATGCGCCGTTTTCCTATGACTCCGGCCTCTTATATAGCGAGGCGGAATTCGTAGAGGGGAGAAAATTGTCGGTCTGTCTCGCCGGGGACCGATAATTTACTGTATAAATGTATTCCGGGCAAGGTGAGGCGAACCCTCGCCGCGGCGTTAATGTTCAATGAGCTGGCGGTACGGGCCGGCCGATCGTtcgatagaatttttattcgcCGCGGCCGCGCTACGAAACCACGAGCCAACATCGTTACCGCAATTACACCTTGTTTAAATACGTTACAACGCGCCGGGGGAAGCGAGGTACACCGCTTCCGCGGCGTTCCGACACGCCTCGCCGGATGTTTGACTTTTCAATGTAAACGGCGGATACTTGAACCGGCTCGAGCAACAAATTCCGCGATTTTTAATCCGTCGTGCCGGGTCGGTGCCGTTTCGACGGCGCCGCGTCGTTCTTGAAGAGCAATTAGCCACCGCTAATCGAGGGCTTCGGCCGGTTTTCGTACGTAGATTAGCGGGGCCGTTGTACGTGCGTGCAAACACGCGAGAGGCCGTCCAGTTGATCGCAACGACAGGACGATTTACGAGGTTTCGCTGGGCCGGCTGTCGGCCAGATAGACCGAACGTGTCAATTACGATAAAGCTCGTCGCCGATCGATGTATCTGATGAAATTATTTAGACGGCCGCTGTCAAGCAACGGCGCGGACCCGCTGGGTTTACCACGATATTACGCGGCGTCGCGCCAATTCTATCGCAAATACAATTACTCCGCCTGTAAATACTCCGCGTGTTCGACTCGAGTCGATACTTTATTCGCGTTAGATGTATGTATTCGCCGGAGGAAAGGAGAGATTCAcggggaaaatgaaaattcgagtACCGACGCGGCGCAGCGAATGGATCCGAAAGTGCTCGTTcgggaataaaattttattataaatttccttTCGTACAGCTATAGAATTGATTGTCGGCGGTGTCCGCGTTGCTCGCGGAGGCATCGTCGGCTTCGTTGCATGGTAAAGAGGCGCCGGTTAAAACGATCCGGTGTTACGCTTCCGCTTGTAGTTTCCCCGAAGTTAGGTCCGAAACTTGGGAGGATGGATGTTCGGCATTCTTTGAGACTCCGCGCGCCATTTCCCGGGTTCCCCGCGGAACTTGCCGATGAAACTCATCGAGCGCTTCCAGGAACTTGATTCGACATTGTCCGGGACCTGTTTTTCAACCGTCCACTTAATCGTCGAGCCTCGTTTAGCTCCGCGGGTTCTTAATCGAGTCTTTTCACTCCGCTGTCTCTTTAACATTTCAGTTGAGCTTGTAATTTATCGCGGTCTGGTTGGCTGCCGGTGAACTTGTCGGCTCGGTCGCCTCTCCTCGTAACTTTCTTCACCTTTCGCCTCCCGTTTCTTGTTTCCTCCGTGCGTCGCGGTCGTTATCCGAATAAACGTTTATCTTCTCTTCGAGATTTCCGAGTTTGTCCTCATCCGATGAATAAGTATCTTTGAGACTGTAATCCCTCGCGTGCTTCCCCCGTAAATCATTGGCCTCGGCCGCGCTCGAACTGATCGAAAAACCATTGTCCTTCCCGTTATTCCTCGCGCTCGACTCCGACGCGCTCCTCTCCTTGTCGATCTCGGTCAGCCTCTCGAACAGCTCCTTCTCCTTCAACCCTTTCCTCATGTCCTCGCCGAAAGCCACTTCCTCCAGTTGTTCCTCGTTCACCTTCTTCCACGACTGTCGTTTGTTCAGTAACAGTATCTCATCTTCCACTTGATTTTTCCCGGTTATCGGCTCCTCTTCCGTTACCGTTAGAcctgtaaattataatattccacGAGTCCAAAACAGCAGAAGCTACGAGTTACTACGATAATAACTGAATTGTTCCGTTCGAAGCTTTTTTCTCAACTGAACAGCAGTCAGTTGTCGCGTCTGATCATAACTTACCGTTTCtatttgaattatattcttttctaatCTCAAGTACCTCGAGTTTACCTTGCCCCGTTGTACACTTCATCGTTGCAGGTTCCTTCTCGCTTATCGAATCACTGGTCTCCGATCTCGAGTGATCTCCAATTTCCTTTAATTCTTTGACGAGTACGTCTTCCGTATACCTAGTTCCATAAACACAGATGCAACGAAATGAATGCAAATAGCCGAACACATGCATTTGTCACACGTACTCTTTCCTATCTTCATCCCCGGAACTCGGGATCCTTTCAAGCTCGCCGTTGCTCGGCTCCGCGTTAATCATGTCCATAGAGTTATAGATCAGCGGCGCCTCGTATCCCGAGTGAAACGAGGCCCAAAAATCTCTGTCCAAGTAGTGACGCTTCTGTCGCGAGGCAGCAGCTTTGTGGACAGCGTCCTCGTGTCGCGTCTGATCAATAGTACTTGCACCTTTGTGACGCTTCCCGTGGTTCCTTTCACGTCTTCCTTTTGCGCGGTGCTTTTTACGCCGCTTTGGACGTTTGTCCACGCTTCTGGCAACCCTGCGCCCTGAAATGCAGACGGGAGCCCTTTGTCACGCGGACGAGAACACGTGCCAAATTACGTTACTCCGGCAGAAGCGACGTACCGTCGCGAAAGTCATTCCCGTTCACGAAGAAGTTCTTGTCGCCGACTTTCAGCGTGTCCGTGACGCTCACCGCCGAAGAAAATCGCGCCGGCCCCGTGAAACCGTCGCCGATCGTCGCGTTCCTCGTTCCCGTTTGATACCGAACAATTCTCCCGGCGTTCCTTCTGGATGCTCGGCCCGGGAACGACGACGACTTCCCTTCCGTTTCTGTTTCTTGCTTCGCCTCGGCGTACTCCAGCATCGCGTCCAGTTGTTTCCCCTAGCAGAAGGCAACCGGAAATCGTAGAGACACGTTTTTCGGGGGACTAAACGGTGCTCGAAACTTGCCAAGTAATCGTGGACTGATTGAACCTTCGACTTCTCCGCTTCCGACAGCGCTTTGTACTCTTTTATCAGGCTTTCTATTAATCGAAGCTTCTTATGCATCTCGACGACGTCGCTGTCCTCCTCTCGTTCGCCTCGGTTAGCCTGGAAGAGGAACTTTTCCCGTGGAAAGTGTTCGACGGATTCCACCGAGTGAATCAGTGGCAGCGATGGTaactgaaatgaaatgaatgttTCACGGAGGATACTGAGAAGAAATAATTGCAACTGTGTCGTGACCGTGGGGATTTTCGATCATAAGATTTAATTcgatagaattattaataatcatggATACCTGTTCTTGTGGAGTTTCCCCTGGATTGACTTCCAACATCCAATCCAGAAACTGAACCAAATCCGGTGGCAGAGACATGCAAGTCTTCCTCTCGACTTCGTCGAACACCAGACGATTCAGTAGCAGCATAACTTTGTCCATCAGCTCTTTCGTGTGCTTCGTCTGGCGAgttctaatatttcatttctgttcCCCGtagaaagaataattgaaatattcgacTCACTTCGTTTTCATCGAGGGCCTGTCTGTATCTCTTGTTCTTCGCGACAGCGTCGTCGGTTTTGTAATTTCGGTGAAGCCCAGGGCCCAGCGACACCTTCAGGTCTTCGTTCTTTTGCACCTGAACAGGTTCACATGAACGTTTACTATGTGCGATACGGAAAAGAATATTACTGAAGTACCTGACTGAATATTTGTTCCACGATCTTCCCCGGCAGTTCTCCGTGAAGAGCAGAGTCCATTTGTGACTCGTCTCCCACGTTATCGGCCGCCAAAAGCAGCGAGGCCATCTTTCTCTGCGGACCGTCCGCGTTCTAAAAGATTACCGCGATCCTTctcttaaattaaattacacaccGCCTACTATTCTGGTCGAGCCGAACTATTCTCAGCCTATCACTCACATCGCGGCCAGCCATTTCTTTGCGAtgcctctttctctcgttcaaAGGTTGCCGATGATTATGGCCATGAACTTTCTCTGCGCTCTGATCGGTTCCACTCTTCTTAACATTGGCGCGATGATTCACGGTCTTGGACACtcgtttcttctgtttcttcctATCGTGATCCTTCGTTTTCGATTCATTCGACTGCTTCTTGCGATGTCTGCGTTTCCTGCTGCCCCCTGAATACTTCGACTTgctcttcttccttttcttgtgtttcttcttcttcttcctcttcttcttcttcttatgtTTCTCCCGTTTCTTCGGCTTAGCGCTTCTGACCACCTTCGCGTAGTAATCGTAATCCGGTAGGTTTTCCGAATAGTCGTAAGCAACGTCGGTGTTCGAACTCGAGATTCCATCGGGACTGTCGGCGTGCCCGCGCGAGCTTGAAAGCTGTATACGATTGTCCATCTTGACTCTGCCCTCTGGATACCGGTTGTAGTCCATGCTCTCGGAATTACGCAGATGCTCGTTCGCGTCGTCGTAAAATGTTTCGTAACGAGACGTCGCTTCTCGTCTGACTCTAGCATTGTCCTCTTCCCGTGAGCCGCGAAGGTCCGAGGCTGGATTCACGATAAAACCGAGCTCCGAAGTTTCGGGTTTTAGGGTAGCCTTTAATGAGCCGCCTGCAGTTCGAACGATTTCGGCGGACGACGCGTCCATTGGACCCACTCCAACCGCCGTGTTCAACGATCCGCCGTTTCGATCCCCGTTCCTCGACAGATTAGAATTCGAATCGAAGCGTTCGACGGTCTTCAATCCCCTGCTG
This is a stretch of genomic DNA from Nomia melanderi isolate GNS246 chromosome 1, iyNomMela1, whole genome shotgun sequence. It encodes these proteins:
- the LOC143174592 gene encoding uncharacterized protein LOC143174592, which gives rise to MLEYAEAKQETETEGKSSSFPGRASRRNAGRIVRYQTGTRNATIGDGFTGPARFSSAVSVTDTLKVGDKNFFVNGNDFRDGRRVARSVDKRPKRRKKHRAKGRRERNHGKRHKGASTIDQTRHEDAVHKAAASRQKRHYLDRDFWASFHSGYEAPLIYNSMDMINAEPSNGELERIPSSGDEDRKEYTEDVLVKELKEIGDHSRSETSDSISEKEPATMKCTTGQGKLEVLEIRKEYNSNRNGLTVTEEEPITGKNQVEDEILLLNKRQSWKKVNEEQLEEVAFGEDMRKGLKEKELFERLTEIDKERSASESSARNNGKDNGFSISSSAAEANDLRGKHARDYSLKDTYSSDEDKLGNLEEKINVYSDNDRDARRKQETGGER
- the LOC116426880 gene encoding uncharacterized protein LOC116426880, whose translation is MQKQRERKEKLKHKDPVEYYLPDVDDESQNITATTVNPKLSDSAFNFESPDTNGPSSDRQPDRLDQGEDNVKRLNQRHDGKETKTSDDAKVQTIVDPMKYVVTVDETVVPGSIDDIFNDFQFIDQKNDRVANDVKPLYEELKTVYDWSDDQVKIKPRIKGDQRLHCEPNDKVHPAINVIVESPTDQTEDTKLHDRDRISARSPREHVQNLDREKQTIISSRDLHESFVEPSGWIDDLDEDALVRLSRGLKTVERFDSNSNLSRNGDRNGGSLNTAVGVGPMDASSAEIVRTAGGSLKATLKPETSELGFIVNPASDLRGSREEDNARVRREATSRYETFYDDANEHLRNSESMDYNRYPEGRVKMDNRIQLSSSRGHADSPDGISSSNTDVAYDYSENLPDYDYYAKVVRSAKPKKREKHKKKKKRKKKKKHKKRKKSKSKYSGGSRKRRHRKKQSNESKTKDHDRKKQKKRVSKTVNHRANVKKSGTDQSAEKVHGHNHRQPLNERKRHRKEMAGRDNADGPQRKMASLLLAADNVGDESQMDSALHGELPGKIVEQIFSQVQKNEDLKVSLGPGLHRNYKTDDAVAKNKRYRQALDENETKHTKELMDKVMLLLNRLVFDEVERKTCMSLPPDLVQFLDWMLEVNPGETPQEQVSMIINNSIELNLMIENPHGHDTTFISFQLPSLPLIHSVESVEHFPREKFLFQANRGEREEDSDVVEMHKKLRLIESLIKEYKALSEAEKSKVQSVHDYLASFEH